A genomic region of Dunckerocampus dactyliophorus isolate RoL2022-P2 chromosome 10, RoL_Ddac_1.1, whole genome shotgun sequence contains the following coding sequences:
- the timm13 gene encoding mitochondrial import inner membrane translocase subunit Tim13, whose product MDGFGSDFSAGGAGGKVDTGTIMEQVKVQIAVANAQELLQRMTDKCFKKCIGKPGSTLDNSEQKCIAMCMDRYMDAWNTVSRTYNSRLQRERARM is encoded by the exons ATGGACGGCTTCGGTTCGGACTTCTCTGCAGGCGGGGCTGGAGGTAAAGTGGACACCGGCACGATAATGGAGCAGGTCAAAGTCCAGATCGCGGTGGCGAACGCACAGGAACTGTTGCAG AGAATGACAGACAAATGCTTCAAGAAGTGTATAGGAAAACCTGGAAGCACATTGGACAACTCAGAGCAG AAATGCATCGCCATGTGCATGGACCGCTACATGGACGCCTGGAACACGGTGTCCCGGACGTATAACTCCAGATTACAGAGGGAACGAGCTCGTATGTGA